In Hahella sp. HNIBRBA332, the genomic window GCATGGCCTTTCCGAACGAGAAACTAATGTTGAAGTTCTCATATGTTGAGTCTGCAGTACAAACTTTGTTACAGCTTATAATACGTATCTTGGAGTTTTTTCCTTCGATTGGTATAAAGTAATCGGTGTCGTTGTATTCTGTGCAGCCGAGTTGATCGAACAAATCTTTGGAGTATTTTTTCATATCACAGCCAAACCTCTTGTAATGACGAAGTCCATGATCTATGTTGCCGATTTCAGTTAATCTATTTAAGTTATACTCGTTCCTTTTTGAGTAATCATTCTTTAAAGTTAACGATATTATGTTGTTGTCCTCCTTGATATGCTCTTGTTTTGCTGGCTGCATGTCTGATATTTTGAATTTAAGAGTGATTATAGAACTACCATCCGAATATAGTTTATAATCTGATACGTAATCGTAAGGAATTTTTACGTGTAAATAATTCTTCCCTTCGCCAAGGGGGGATATTTTTTGCTCAAATATTTTATCATCGATTTCTTCTTTGCTACAGCCTGATAATAAAAATAATAAGGCTGTTAATTTTAAGAATAATATTTTTCTCATGATTGAATGGTTTTTAAATTTTTGAATTGAAGTGTTTATTTTGGGGGGGTATGTTCACTTTGACTCTTGAAGGAGATTGCACTGTTGTGCTAGTGTCAAGTAATCACGCCAGAGAGAAATATACAACGATAGGTATAGAGAATTTACAGCCCTTGACCATTATTTATTATCCTTGAAATAATACTTCCCACGATTAAGCACTCTTAAGGCTTTAATTGCTTCAGACTTAACCCAATTATTTTCCTCGTTGTCTTCGATTGCTAGCGGTTTAAGGGTGCGGGTCTGATATTCGGTTTCTAGGAGGTATTTTTCACCATCTAAATATAAGAGAACCCTGCCTACGCCGAGTACATAGGAAATCTCTGTTGCGTAATGATTTTTTTTTCGATCTATAACCCAGGGGTTTAAATGACATATATCGCCATAGGGCGTCGCGTACTCAAAACTAATTCCTGGTTTAGCTCCTCTTTTGTGAGCTGTCTCGACCCTGTAAATAATTCTGTGTATCTGCCTGGTTATTAAAGATACTCCGTTAAGCGATCTTCGAACTCGATCATAAATCGGTTCAGCGCTGACTTCCAATTCCTGATCGGCATCGTCCATTTCTTCGACGCATCCATGATCGCCAGATACACCACCTTTCTCGCGGAATCATCCGTGGGGAACAGCTTCCGTTTCTTGATCACTTTCCTAATGACGCTGTTAAGGGACTCAATGGCATTGGTCGTGTAGATGGCCCTGCGAATGTCTTCCGGGTAGCGGAACAGAGTGTTGAGATTCTCCCAGTGAAGCCGCCAGGATCGGCTGATCTGGGGATATTTCTCATCCCATCGTTCGGCAAATTTGTCCAGCTCTGAGAGGGCTTCCTCTTCGGTGGCCGATTGGTAGATCCGCTTCAGATCTGTTGTGACCGGCTTATAGTCTTTCCATGGCACATACTTCACCGCATTGCGCACCATGTGCACGATACAGAGCTGTATCCGGGTTTGGGGATACACGGTATTGATCGCTTCGGGGAAACCCTTCAGACCATCCACACAGGCGATCAGAATGTCCTTCACGCCCCGGTTCTGTAACTCGGTCAGCACATTAAGCCAGAACTTCGCCCCTTCGGTTTCAGAGATCCACATCCCTAACAGTTCTTTGTGACCTTCCAGATTCACTCCCAAGGCAAGATAGATCGCCTTGTTGATCACCTGCTTATCCTGGCGGATCTTCACCACAATACAGTCCAGGTATACGATGGGATAAACCGCATCCAGAGGACGAGACTGCCATTCCACCACCCGCTCAATCACGGCATCCGTGACTTTGGAGATTAAGGTGGGAGAGACATCCGCGCCATACATTTCCTTAAAGGTGGCCACGATCTCTCGGGTGCTCATGCCTTTGGCGTAGAGGCTGAGAATCTTGTCGTCCATGGTGGTGAAGCGGGTCTGCTGCTTCTTGACCAGTAGAGGCTCAAAGCTGCCCTGACGATCTCTGGGAGTATTAACTTCAAACTGACCGTCCTCGGTACGGAGGGTCTTGCTGGAATAGCCGTTACGGCTATTGTCTGAATTTGAAGATTGATGTTTCTCGTATCCCAGATGCACATCCAGCTCTGCATTGAGCGCGGCTTCCACGGTCGCCTTGGTGAGCATCTGACGGAACTCGTTGAGATCCTTTTCTGTTTTCAGAGATTTGGCTGCCTCACGGGCAAATGCTTCTAATTCTTTCTGGTTCATTGTCTACCTATCCTTAACCCCGCTATAGGGTACTAGTGATAGGCAGATACACAAATTAAATTACAGTCTCGCTGTCTCTAGTAAATGGTCGGGCCAATGATTGGGCCAATCATCGCGCAGGTCATCTTGAACTCTTATGCAGTCATCAGGGGTTAGGCGTTCTAAAATGTAGCTCATTTATTTTTCCAAATTACGTTTTATGAATGCTTGTATAATATTCTTTGACTGTATGCTTTAAAAATTGTTCTCTGGCCAAAAGGGCAGGCGGACTGGTGTGAGCCGAACATGGAAACCCAGGTAACTATGGGTTATGCAGAGGTTCTCTAAATTATGCCATAAATTTTTTCCACTACCACTAACAAGCACATTAGATATGCGCTACCATCTCTCCCTGTTTCCCATAGGGCTCAGTAAATTCATT contains:
- a CDS encoding IS256 family transposase, with product MNQKELEAFAREAAKSLKTEKDLNEFRQMLTKATVEAALNAELDVHLGYEKHQSSNSDNSRNGYSSKTLRTEDGQFEVNTPRDRQGSFEPLLVKKQQTRFTTMDDKILSLYAKGMSTREIVATFKEMYGADVSPTLISKVTDAVIERVVEWQSRPLDAVYPIVYLDCIVVKIRQDKQVINKAIYLALGVNLEGHKELLGMWISETEGAKFWLNVLTELQNRGVKDILIACVDGLKGFPEAINTVYPQTRIQLCIVHMVRNAVKYVPWKDYKPVTTDLKRIYQSATEEEALSELDKFAERWDEKYPQISRSWRLHWENLNTLFRYPEDIRRAIYTTNAIESLNSVIRKVIKKRKLFPTDDSARKVVYLAIMDASKKWTMPIRNWKSALNRFMIEFEDRLTEYL